Part of the Sulfobacillus acidophilus DSM 10332 genome, CCAAAACAGTCTTGGGGTGGCCATTGCCCTCATCCTGCCCTATATTCTGCTGCTAGGAGGGCTATGGCCCACCTGGCCGGTCTATAGCCTCAGTGCGTTACTTGCCGTGTTATTGACCTATATCTTATATAAGACCGGCAGCCGGGGAGGCGAGATTGCTCTTTTGCTGGATCTGGCAATCTTGGCTCTCGTCGCGCCTTTATCGTTCCGACGTCTTCTAAAATGGCTATTCGGCGGCTTGATTGTCGCGCTGGCCCTGGTGATCGGCGTATTGCACACGCTGCCCCCGACCGCTCATCTGCCTTTTGCCCTGGAGAAGATCGCCCATCTCACCCACTTGGTTACCCACCCCAATGCCGGCCCCAGCTCGGTAACCATTCGCCTAGCCCTCTATCGGAGCGGATGGCATGCCTTTATAACCCATCCTTGGGGCCTTGGTCCGCGGGGGGCCGAACGCTATTATGCCTACTGGGTCCATCATAAATCGCCCTGGAATACTTACGGAGTGATTGATGCCCATAATATGTGGCTTGAGGTTGCGATGGATTTTGGCGTAGTGGGCTTTTTGCTCTATGCCGGCTTTTATGGCTGGCTTCTTTGGGGATTAATGCGTCTTCGGCCGGCCGGCAATCGGGAGCTGGAGTATTTCCGGGCCGCCTCCCTCAGTAGCCTGGTCGGCTTCATTGTCGGCAGTTTATCCCCTTCAAGCGTGATGATCGGCTTTCACATCATGTGGGTCATCTATGGGATCGCGCTCGGTACCTTGGTCATGGCCCAGCGTATACCAAACCCACGTCTTGATTCACGTAGACTATCAAAGGAGGAGCCCCCCATGCGAGAGGGATTGGTGCCGGGTACCAAAGCCACCGTAACCACCACCGTGACCGAACAGATGGTCGCCCGGTTGGGTGGACAAAAAGTCCATCCCGTCCTGGCCACGGCTCAAATGATTGAGTGGATGGAATGGGCCGGTCGGAAACTCATTTTGCCTTATTTGGAAGATGACGAAGATGCCGTGGGCTATGCCGTCGATATTGTCCATCTGGCTCCCACATTGGTCGGCGAGACCTTTTCCGCCACTGCGGAACTTCTGGCGATCGACAAAAACCGGATCATCGCCCGTGTCACGGCGGAAAATGGCCGCGGATTAATCGGTCGCGGCCAATTTACCCAAGTCTTGTTGCCCAAAAAAGCCTTAGAGGATAAAATTCGGGACCTGTCCCACCACGTCTCGTCGGACAAGGAGCCTACAGCAAATGAATAAGGCCCTCGGCCGTGGCTAAATTGGTGGCCACCGGAATTCCTCTCACGTCGGACACGCGCAATAACGCACTGACATCGGGTTCATGGGGATGGGCAAATAGCGGATCTCGAAAGAAAAACAGCATATCCAACGACCCTTCGGCAATCCGGCTGCCCATTTCCTGGTCACCCCCGAGCGGTCCCGGTAACAGGCAGTTCACGGTTAAGCCGCAGCGTTCTTGAATACGCTGTCCGGTATGTCCCGTGGCCCACAGTTCATGACGGCTAAAGCGCTCCTTATGCCGTTCGACGAAATCGACCAATAAATCCTTTTTCGTATCGTGCGCAATCAACCCGACTCGCATAACCGTCCTCCCGCCTCTATTGTTAAGGTGTTTGCCAGACCATCTCACCGGTTAACGCGAGATGGCCGTCCGCTTTCGTCAGCCGAATCTGCACCGTCAACTCATGAGCCGTCTGGGACTTCACCCGACCGGTTAGGGTCAGGGATTCGCCCGGCACCACCATGCCCCGAAACCGCACCTGGTACCGCACGAGCCGGGCATCCGGCGGCACCATGGACCGTAAGGGACTCACAACCCGGCCCATTTGTAACATCCCGTGCACAATCACCCCCGGGAGCCCCATCTGCCGGGCAAATTGGTCATCATAGTGAATCGGGTTATAATCCCCCGAAGCGCCCGCATATCGGACTAATTGCTCCCGGGTAAATTGAATCGTCCACGGTCCCCATTCTTCGTCGGCCACGGCCATCTACGCCACCCCCTCCGGCCAGATAATGACGGACTCCGAACGAAAGACCCGCTCTCCCGCCTGGTTGACCCCTTCGCTAGCCAACGTCACCAATGTCATCGTGCCAAACTTACCGGATCGTTGCCGAACCGATTCGACCCAGTCCGTAACCGTAATGACGTCGCCGGCGCAGATCGGCTGACCCCATTCAAACGACTGCTCTCCGTGAATCAACCCGGCGACCATCTGAAGCCCCGGAATGGGATGACGCGGCAAGCTAATCCCAAATGTCGGAGGCGCTACCACATCCCGGTAGCCTTGTTGTCGCGCGGCCTCGACATCAAAAAAAATCGGATCGGTCTCTCCCACCGCCTCCGCAAACCGCCGAATCGCCCCCCGTTCAATTTCCGTCGGATAGGGCGTTGAGCGGCGCCCTACCGTATCCGCCAAATTTGTCATCCCTTGCCTCCCGTCATCATCGTACCGAGGACTCGAGCCTCCCTGCCTACTCGGCCCGACAAGTGCCCCACTCGGTGATTTCCACCCCAAAGTTATTGCCCACCAACATGACCCGGGCTTCCCCAATCGCCAGTCCATTTAACTTGACAACCACCGGATCTTGCCATTTCCGATTAAGCACGAACTGACTGCCGACGCCCCAGTTCAAAACCGTTTGCACGGTCAAGATTTGTTCTCCCAGACTCGCCGAAAAGGTCACCGGCAAATGCAAAATCCGCCGAAGCCGCGGATCTTGAGCCGCCCGCGAGGACGGGGAAGAAGGAGCTTCCGCCGATACACTCGGCGGATTAACATCCGGCAGCGCCTCGTCCACCGTTTCCCCGGCTTCAACCGCAGCCGGGTTGTCCGCAGTAGCCTCTTTGGTGGATTCCCCCGCCAAGGGATTCGGTGATAACGCGGCCAATAGCGCATCGATTTCCGATTGAGACAGGGGCCGGTTCGTATCTTCCACGATCGCTCTCCTCCACGACAAGAATTAGCTATTCCGGCTGGATTTCCTGCCGCTTGCCGAAACTTTTTGATATAACGACGGGGCCACCACCTGAAACCCGAAGTCGGCAAATTCCAGAAACGTTTCGGTCGCCCCCAGGAACAATAGGCCGCCGTTTTTAAGGGCCTCGGATAACCGACTTAACACCTGCAACCGAATCTCCCGTTCAAAATAAATCAAGAGATTTCGGCATAAAATCGCATCAAATTCCCCGGGCAACGGATCCGTCAGGAGGTTATGGCGCACAAATCGTATGGCATTCGACCCGGACGATTTAACCGCCCAGTGATGGCCTTTAGCCTCCAGATAGCTTCGATAGGGTTGGGGAATTTTATCGACGTCGGCCGCCGGAAATTCTCCTTGTCGCGCTTTTTCGAGCACCAGATCATCACTGTCCGTGGCCAAAATCTCATAACGAAGTTTAAGATCCTCCATTAAAAGAGCGACCGACACGGCTTCCGCTCCCCAAGAGCAGCCGGCCGACCAAATCCGCCAATACTCCCCGCCTTGAGATTTTACCGCCTGACGAAAGCGCTCCCAATACTCCGGATCCCGAAAAAATTCCGTGACGTGAATGGTTAAATACGAATGAAACCGCCGATAGACTTCCGGGTCTTGCTGAACTGCCTGCACAAATGCGGCCGGTCCCACAAAGCCTTCCCGTTCTAAAAACGTTGCAATACGCCGTTCTATTTGGGTTCGTTTGTATGCGGTCAAATCCAGTCCCCATTGACGGGACAGTTGGCCGATAAGCGCCCAATCGTGGTCATCGTAGCGGTACCCCATGTTGAATCACCTGTCTTAACCATAAACTGATGCGCCCAAGCGGCCACACCGCATCGGCTGCGCCGGCCTCAAAAACCGCCCGCGGCATGCCCCACACCAAAGCGGTTTCCCGCGATTCGGCAATGACGGTCCCTCCCCGCTGATGCACGGCTAAAGCCCCTTGAGCCCCGTCTTCTCCCATGCCGGTCAAAATGACCACGCCCAAGTCGCGGCCAAACACGGAAACCGCATCGCTCAGGGTGACGTCGACCGACGGAATGACCCCATGCAGCCGTTCGCCCGACTCGCTCCAAGCGCCCTGACGGCTGACGCGCAGATGTTTGCCGCCCGCCGCCACAATCACCGGAGGCGGATCCCAAGGCACCATGTCCCCTTCCGGAGGCGACTCTTGAACCGGGTATCCCAACCGATCAGCCAACCGTTCGGCGAACGAACGGGTAAAGCCGGAGGGCATGTGTTGTACAATGAGTACCGGAATGCGGGGAGCCAACCGAATAGTTTCCAACAAAAACGACAACGCTTGCGGCCCGCCGGTCGAAGCCCCGATGACGATCGCTTTGAATCCTTCGGTCCGTGGTTCCTTGTCGAAGGTGGTGCCTTTCTCGGGCTGCGGACCCTCAGACCCCCGCGGCGCCAAAGCCCGATACCGGTCGACAATTTGACGAACCATTGCATCCAATGTTTGATCCGCATGCGGCTTCGGAATAAAGTCGTTAGCCCCAGCCTCCAGCGCATCCCAGGTGGCCGCCGTGCCGGTATCGCTTTGGCCCGACATCATAAGAATCAATCCGGGCCACCGCCGCCTTAAAGCCCGGACCGCCGCCATCCCCCCCATGCCCGGCATGACGACATCCATCATTACCAAATCCGGCTGAAGAAGCGGGACTACTTTTAACGCTTCTTCTCCGGAGGCCACGCTGGCCACCAACTGCCACCCTCGGCGCACCAACCGGGATCCCAATTCATAGCGAAAAAAGGCGGAGTCGTCGACCACGACGACCCGCACTCCGCGATCCTCTGCCTCATTCATACCCGTTAGCATAAGGCCTCGTCCAAGACTCCTTTAACGCGTGCTCTATCCTATGCCGGCGCCTGTTCCAAACTCGGGATCACAACAATCTCACCCGACACCGATTCCCCCGTCACTTGAAACAAGGCTTCCGTTAACAACACCGTGGTGCCCGGAGAAATTTCCTCCGTAATCGCCTCCGCCGAAGAGAGGAGAACCCGTGGGGTGGTCGGTTCCCAAACCGTCCGGAACAAATCCGAGAAGACGTTTAAAAACGCAGTGCCCACGACGTTACCGACTTCCGCCAATGCCGAAATCCCCATGTCGTCGAGCGGCAAATGCACCGGCTCTCCCATTAAAGCACTGACCAACCGTTGACTGTTCACATCCGAAAACAAGAGCAAAATATGTGCTTGAAATAGCCCCTGGGCACCGAGATGAATCGCATAAATGGGATTTGTGATCTTGTTTTTTAGCCGATCCGACATGGTTTTCCAGGTGAAGACAGTGACGTCCGTTTCGGTCACGGCAAAATCCAGCCCGCTAAATTGCTTTAACGCCAAACCCGCCTTGGCGAGTGCCGGAACCGAAGCCCGTTCCCAAACGGCTAAAATTTGCTGTGCCTCCAAATCTATAATCCTCCTTCTGGTGCTCCATTCTTTTCGGGCTCGGGCCAGTCACGGCCAAGAAAATATCCGGTGATGACCCGCACATGTTGGTCGGGATCCTTGAGCGGCACCGTTTGCCCCCGGTCACGGCCATTGAGCATCCGAATCACCGGTCGGGTCGGCCAATCGTGCGGAATGTCCCACACGATCCCCACTTCCCCGCTCCCGAGCATAACAACCGCTCCTACCGAATAGGGAGCGACGGTCCGTTGCAACAATTGAACCAACTCGAGCGGAAAATCCATCCCCGCGCCGCCTACCATCCATTCGAGCGCCTCCTGAACCGGCAGGGCTGCCTCGTCGGTACGAAAGAGCAATGCGGCCATCAGTTCGGCCATGCCTAATATGCGGGCCCCGTGATAAATTTGTTCCCCTTTCAGGGGCGGATCGCCACTGCCGTCCCACCGCGCATGATGCTGGGTAATCGTCACCCGGGTGGTTGGAGGAACCGACGATAACGGTTTAATCCGGTCCACCAAGGGAGCCAAGCGATCCTTTTGCGGCAAGGTCACCGTGCCTTGTTTCATATCGTACTCTAATCCGGTTAAGAGAGCGGCGAGACCGTAATCTTCAACCCACTTGCTATCAACCCATTGGGTCAGTTTCATCACCAGCCCGATGGTGTTAATCCACGCCACAAACGCCGGATTGCCTCCCCGATAGAGCGGGATCCATTCAAAGGCTCTACGGCTCGCCACAGGAAACGCCTCCGCTATTTCCCGAACCAGGCGGCGAGCTTCTATCAGGCCATCGCCCAAAAGCGCTTTGGGCCCTTGTTCCACCCACTCCGCCAACGGACGAAACAAGTGATCCGGAAACCACCAATGAGGCTCCACCGCTTCGAGACCAGGCCATTGTACGGCAATCACGGGTATCGCGTTTTCCTGCAATCGATGAATCGTTTCCGGGTCTAAAACCTGTCCCCGCTCGGCAATAATCGCTCCGGCGCGGTCTCGTACCGTATCGGCCACCACGTCGCCCGGATGGCATTGCCCGACCGCCATGAATCGCATGCGATGCCTCCTCGCTACGCTTTAGACGAGGGCGATTTCGCCCACTTGGCCAATGCTTGTAAGACCCGATCCGGTTCATACGGTTTAACGATAAAGTCTTTGGCCCCCGCTTGAATGGCCGATACCACCATCGCCTGTTGCCCTAATGCCGAAACCATGATAACCCGTGCTTCGGGATCTTTTTGGCATATCGCTTGGGTCGCCGCCACCCCGTCCATTTCCGGCATCGTAATGTCCATGAGAACCGCTGCCGGCTGGTGCGCCTCATAAAGATTCACCGCTTCCACCCCGTTGGCGGCCTCGACAACCTCATAACCGGCTTCCTCCAAGACTTTTTTCAACCGCATGCGCATAAAAGCCGCATCGTCGGCAATTAAAATTTGCATCCTCACGCCTCCTTTATTTCGCCCCGGCAAAAGCCGGCACATAGCGTTCGGCTTCGGTCGGATGCGGCAATAACAAGCCGGCCGCCGTCCGCGCCAAACGGGCCGGATCAAATTTCGTCACAATGGCGTCCGCCTCGACTTGCTGAGCCCGATCCGCGTGCCAATGCCCCGACAAGGACGTGTGCAGCAATACCGGAAAAGACGCCGTCCGGGGATCGTGTTTTAATTTCTGGGTCAAGGTGTACCCGTCGAGTTGGGGCATCTCCACATCCAGCACAAACAATTGGGGCAACGGTTCGCCGGATTCCACGGCCGCCCATAACTCCTGGCCGTCGCCAAAACTCCGGACGGTGACCCCTAAGGGCTCTAAAGCCTTTTCCACTTGTTGTCGCGCCACCCGGGAATCGTCCGCCAACCAGATCATCTGTCCCCCCATAGAGGGTACGCCCACCTGATCCGGTGCGGGATAGGCCGGGGGAGCCACTTGCGCCAAAATCTGCTCAAAATCGATTAATTGAATCGGCCCCAGTTCCGCATGGTCAATGAGACCGGTAAACCGGCGATGATCCGCGTCCGCCGCATCCAAAACCGCCGGCAGCGGTTCCACCTGATCCCAGCTCACCCGGACCATCCGCTCCACTTGGTCGACGGGGAAAGCCTGCACCGTATGGTTAAATTCGGTGATGACGATCACTCCCGCGGTTTCCGGCTGCGGCAACCCCAACGCGCGATGGAGACTGACCACCGGCACCGTTTGTCCGCGGAGACGCAAGAAGCCGTCCAGCCACGGATGCTGACCCGGCACTTCCGTCACGTCCGCCCCCGGCAGGACCTCTCGGGTCTTGTAGACGTTAATGCCGTAGCGTTGACCGTCACTTAACTGAAAGACCAACAGTTCCATTTGATTCGATCCCGCTCGTAAGACCGGATCGTCATGCACCCGCTCCCGCTCGCCAATCGCGGTCGGAACCAACCGCCGCACGTCGACCATGAGCGCGAGGCGGCCGTCGCCTAATAGAGCCACCCCACTCAACCAAGGCGTCATTGTCAACCCGGCCACCGGTTTGACCACGACCTCTTGTTGCCCGCGCACCTCATCGACCGCTAATGCCGCTTGCGTACGGCCGTCCTTCACCCGTACTACGTAATGGTCTTCATGGCTAACTGTCGCATCAAGTAACGCCGCCAACGGATAAACCGGTAAGGGGGCCTCTTGATCCGGAACCGCCGGTCGGCCCAATGCACTGCCTAATGCCGCTTGTGCCGCTTCTTCAATCCGTTCCACGGTTAAAATCGGGAGCCCGACGGTCCAAGGCCCGGCCTCCACAATTAGGGCCGTCATAATCGCCATCGTCATGGGAAGCTCCAAATGAAAGGTCGTCCCTTGCCCCGGCTGGCTTTCGACCGTAATGGTGCCATGGATTTCGTCTAAAAAGGCCCGGACCACATCCAACCCGACCCCCCGGCCGGATAAATCGGTGATTTGTTCGGCCGTCGACACGCCGGGACGGAATAACAGCTCGGATAGCTGATCCTCCGTGGCCCGTTGAGCCTCGTCGGCACTGAGCCAGCCTTGCCGCACCGCCTTGTCCCGCAGCCGGCCCCAATCAATCCCTCGCCCATCGTCCACAATCCGCACATGGACATGGCCTTGAGAGGCTTCCGCACTGAGCCGGATGGTCCCGGTTTCCGGTTTGCCGGCACGGGTTCGCGTCCCGGGGTCCTCAATCCCGTGATCACAGGCGTTCCGTAATAAATGCAGCAGCGGTTCATGCAATCGGTCCATCACCAGTCGATCCAGTTCCGTTTCCCCGCCGCTGGTTTCCAACCGAATTTTTTTATTGAGCTTTCGGGCAATATCATGGACCGCCCGCGGATATTGTTTAAATAAGGTGTCCAACGGCAGCATGCGCGCCCGTAGGGTTAAATCCTGCAGGTCGAGCGCCCGGCGACGCAAATGGTCCAGGACCCCTTTGGTCGTGGGATCGGCTTGGGAGCCCCACAAATGATCCAACTGCCCATGATCTAACAAGAGTTCCCCTAAACCTTCCAGGATGCGTTCCAGCGTTTCCGCCCCAATGCGAATCGTCGCCTCCCGCCGTTCGGGGCTGGTAACTCCCTTGGCGGTGTCGCCCCCGTCGGGGCTGACCTCCCCTGCGCTCTGGGCATCCGACACGTCGACAACGTCCAGGGCTTTGGCGTTCGCCAAATCGTCCACCATCATCAGCGCGGCCCGGACCGCCTCTTCCGATAGGGTCGAGGGAATGCCCAAACGGCTCACCGTACCGGTCCAGTCGGATAACCGCTCTAAGGGGGGATCGCTAACCGTACCCGGCGCCAAATCGTGAATGACCTGCCAAGCTTGGTACGCTCGCACCCCAGGCATTGCGCATTGCGGCGACCACTCGAGTTCCCACCAGACTAACGGTTTTTCCACCGCCACGGCGCGCCCTTCCAACTCCGCCCGCAGCGCGTCCACCGTGTCCAACACCAACTGCTGGAGTTGGGGGGTCCACCGCCAATCGGGCCGTCCCCGACGATCCATGGCGTCCTCTAAGTGGTGCGCCCGCTCGACCCATTCCGTCAGGCCGAGCATGCCACCGGATCCCTTCAACGTATGCGCGGCTCGAAACATGGCGTCCAAGGGCGGTGGCGTATCCAGCGCGCCTTGTTCCAACGCATTTAATAACTCGGTGGCTTCCTCTAAAAACAAGCTGCGTTCTTCGTCCGAATCCCATTTGACTTCGTGAAATCGCATGTGACTCCCTCCCGTTAGGCGCCGGTAGCGTGAGCGACCGCCATATCCTGCAGTCGATCCGGCAAATCCTCGGCCCATTCCCATAACCATTCGTTCCCGGTCCGATAGGCGCGCGGGATCCACCCCGCCACATGCGTCGGCACCAATCCTTGCCACAATTCCGGTGGCAGAGGATTTTGCGGATTCCAGAGGCTTTCGACCTGATCCACGGCGACGAGTGCGGCTCCCCGATGTCCGCCCCAGCGAAGGGCCAACGTCACGTCTTCCGGCGGTAGATCGAGCGCCGGCCGTAACGTCAATACGGCCAGCGGCTGGCCGCGCACGACGGCGACCCCGGCGATCACGGACGGTGTGCGGGGAATCCGCGTGACCGACGGTTTCGCCAAGATCTCGGTAACGGATGACACCGGCGCACCAAACAAATAGGGACCCACCCGCACCGCGAGTAATTGCTCATTCATGTTTTCAGCCTCCCGTTTACCATGCGTGACGAGTCAAACCGTCATGATGCCTAATTCGCCACGGAAGACTGGACTCCTTTTCCAGACTGTCGATATTTGTCACGAACCGGGGAAATATTGCCGAAAAACGACCAAAACCTCATAAAACGCCG contains:
- a CDS encoding O-antigen polymerase (PFAM: O-Antigen ligase~COGs: COG5496 thioesterase~InterPro IPR007016~KEGG: aac:Aaci_0813 hypothetical protein~PFAM: O-antigen ligase-related~SPTR: Putative uncharacterized protein), whose protein sequence is MTQRVIQSIWMVLAALFIASSLFEGYLVLPGTHGHSIASLLARGFLVLAPLAALFWGRQYSLTPRGPLFLLAGWLLVVALTFWFASPHIYYVEYYVWSQITGGLLVLTSWTLAGFPKVFRQTQVGALILYGLAVVGVGLWEVHTGHHLGPSRVGSLSHIPTGFYYDQNSLGVAIALILPYILLLGGLWPTWPVYSLSALLAVLLTYILYKTGSRGGEIALLLDLAILALVAPLSFRRLLKWLFGGLIVALALVIGVLHTLPPTAHLPFALEKIAHLTHLVTHPNAGPSSVTIRLALYRSGWHAFITHPWGLGPRGAERYYAYWVHHKSPWNTYGVIDAHNMWLEVAMDFGVVGFLLYAGFYGWLLWGLMRLRPAGNRELEYFRAASLSSLVGFIVGSLSPSSVMIGFHIMWVIYGIALGTLVMAQRIPNPRLDSRRLSKEEPPMREGLVPGTKATVTTTVTEQMVARLGGQKVHPVLATAQMIEWMEWAGRKLILPYLEDDEDAVGYAVDIVHLAPTLVGETFSATAELLAIDKNRIIARVTAENGRGLIGRGQFTQVLLPKKALEDKIRDLSHHVSSDKEPTANE
- a CDS encoding Methylglyoxal synthase (PFAM: MGS-like domain~TIGRFAM: methylglyoxal synthase~COGs: COG1803 Methylglyoxal synthase~HAMAP: Methylglyoxal synthase~InterPro IPR004363:IPR011607~KEGG: tbo:Thebr_1479 methylglyoxal synthase~PFAM: MGS-like~PRIAM: Methylglyoxal synthase~SPTR: Methylglyoxal synthase;~TIGRFAM: Methylglyoxal synthase); translation: MRVGLIAHDTKKDLLVDFVERHKERFSRHELWATGHTGQRIQERCGLTVNCLLPGPLGGDQEMGSRIAEGSLDMLFFFRDPLFAHPHEPDVSALLRVSDVRGIPVATNLATAEGLIHLL
- a CDS encoding MaoC domain protein dehydratase (PFAM: MaoC like domain~InterPro IPR002539~KEGG: cms:CMS_2616 hypothetical protein~PFAM: MaoC-like dehydratase~SPTR: Putative uncharacterized protein), with the translated sequence MAVADEEWGPWTIQFTREQLVRYAGASGDYNPIHYDDQFARQMGLPGVIVHGMLQMGRVVSPLRSMVPPDARLVRYQVRFRGMVVPGESLTLTGRVKSQTAHELTVQIRLTKADGHLALTGEMVWQTP
- a CDS encoding MaoC domain protein dehydratase (KEGG: aac:Aaci_0160 MaoC domain protein dehydratase~SPTR: MaoC domain protein dehydratase) encodes the protein MTNLADTVGRRSTPYPTEIERGAIRRFAEAVGETDPIFFDVEAARQQGYRDVVAPPTFGISLPRHPIPGLQMVAGLIHGEQSFEWGQPICAGDVITVTDWVESVRQRSGKFGTMTLVTLASEGVNQAGERVFRSESVIIWPEGVA
- a CDS encoding surface presentation of antigens (SPOA) protein (PFAM: Surface presentation of antigens (SPOA)~COGs: COG1886 Flagellar motor switch/type III secretory pathway protein~InterPro IPR001543~KEGG: sth:STH2013 hypothetical protein~PFAM: Surface presentation of antigen (SpoA)~SPTR: Putative uncharacterized protein), translating into MEDTNRPLSQSEIDALLAALSPNPLAGESTKEATADNPAAVEAGETVDEALPDVNPPSVSAEAPSSPSSRAAQDPRLRRILHLPVTFSASLGEQILTVQTVLNWGVGSQFVLNRKWQDPVVVKLNGLAIGEARVMLVGNNFGVEITEWGTCRAE
- a CDS encoding MCP methyltransferase, CheR-type (PFAM: CheR methyltransferase, SAM binding domain; CheR methyltransferase, all-alpha domain~COGs: COG1352 Methylase of chemotaxis methyl-accepting protein~InterPro IPR000780~KEGG: slp:Slip_1419 MCP methyltransferase, CheR-type~PFAM: MCP methyltransferase, CheR-type~PRIAM: Protein-glutamate O-methyltransferase~SMART: MCP methyltransferase, CheR-type~SPTR: MCP methyltransferase, CheR-type); translated protein: MGYRYDDHDWALIGQLSRQWGLDLTAYKRTQIERRIATFLEREGFVGPAAFVQAVQQDPEVYRRFHSYLTIHVTEFFRDPEYWERFRQAVKSQGGEYWRIWSAGCSWGAEAVSVALLMEDLKLRYEILATDSDDLVLEKARQGEFPAADVDKIPQPYRSYLEAKGHHWAVKSSGSNAIRFVRHNLLTDPLPGEFDAILCRNLLIYFEREIRLQVLSRLSEALKNGGLLFLGATETFLEFADFGFQVVAPSLYQKVSASGRKSSRNS
- a CDS encoding response regulator receiver modulated CheB methylesterase (PFAM: CheB methylesterase; Response regulator receiver domain~COGs: COG2201 Chemotaxis response regulator containing a CheY-like receiver domain and a methylesterase domain~InterPro IPR001789:IPR000673~KEGG: hvo:HVO_1224 protein-glutamate methylesterase CheB~PFAM: Signal transduction response regulator, chemotaxis, protein-glutamate methylesterase; Signal transduction response regulator, receiver region~SMART: Signal transduction response regulator, receiver region~SPTR: Response regulator receiver modulated CheB methylesterase); translation: MLTGMNEAEDRGVRVVVVDDSAFFRYELGSRLVRRGWQLVASVASGEEALKVVPLLQPDLVMMDVVMPGMGGMAAVRALRRRWPGLILMMSGQSDTGTAATWDALEAGANDFIPKPHADQTLDAMVRQIVDRYRALAPRGSEGPQPEKGTTFDKEPRTEGFKAIVIGASTGGPQALSFLLETIRLAPRIPVLIVQHMPSGFTRSFAERLADRLGYPVQESPPEGDMVPWDPPPVIVAAGGKHLRVSRQGAWSESGERLHGVIPSVDVTLSDAVSVFGRDLGVVILTGMGEDGAQGALAVHQRGGTVIAESRETALVWGMPRAVFEAGAADAVWPLGRISLWLRQVIQHGVPLR
- a CDS encoding CheC domain protein (InterPro IPR007597~KEGG: sth:STH1538 chemotaxis signal transduction protein~PFAM: CheC-like protein~SPTR: Chemotaxis signal transduction protein), translating into MEAQQILAVWERASVPALAKAGLALKQFSGLDFAVTETDVTVFTWKTMSDRLKNKITNPIYAIHLGAQGLFQAHILLLFSDVNSQRLVSALMGEPVHLPLDDMGISALAEVGNVVGTAFLNVFSDLFRTVWEPTTPRVLLSSAEAITEEISPGTTVLLTEALFQVTGESVSGEIVVIPSLEQAPA
- a CDS encoding putative metal dependent phosphohydrolase (COGs: COG2206 HD-GYP domain~KEGG: dhd:Dhaf_3058 metal dependent phosphohydrolase~SPTR: Putative uncharacterized protein), with protein sequence MRFMAVGQCHPGDVVADTVRDRAGAIIAERGQVLDPETIHRLQENAIPVIAVQWPGLEAVEPHWWFPDHLFRPLAEWVEQGPKALLGDGLIEARRLVREIAEAFPVASRRAFEWIPLYRGGNPAFVAWINTIGLVMKLTQWVDSKWVEDYGLAALLTGLEYDMKQGTVTLPQKDRLAPLVDRIKPLSSVPPTTRVTITQHHARWDGSGDPPLKGEQIYHGARILGMAELMAALLFRTDEAALPVQEALEWMVGGAGMDFPLELVQLLQRTVAPYSVGAVVMLGSGEVGIVWDIPHDWPTRPVIRMLNGRDRGQTVPLKDPDQHVRVITGYFLGRDWPEPEKNGAPEGGL
- a CDS encoding response regulator receiver protein (PFAM: Response regulator receiver domain~COGs: COG2204 Response regulator containing CheY-like receiver AAA-type ATPase and DNA-binding domains~InterPro IPR001789~KEGG: sth:STH1540 two-component response regulator involved in modulation of flagellar, CheY~PFAM: Signal transduction response regulator, receiver region~SMART: Signal transduction response regulator, receiver region~SPTR: Two-component response regulator involved in modulation of flagellar, CheY) encodes the protein MQILIADDAAFMRMRLKKVLEEAGYEVVEAANGVEAVNLYEAHQPAAVLMDITMPEMDGVAATQAICQKDPEARVIMVSALGQQAMVVSAIQAGAKDFIVKPYEPDRVLQALAKWAKSPSSKA